The following are encoded together in the Carassius auratus strain Wakin chromosome 34, ASM336829v1, whole genome shotgun sequence genome:
- the LOC113052864 gene encoding uncharacterized protein LOC113052864 codes for MPAEDVGPGRGERRRLPWLFLVLVIAAVTSSSLSVISLYHVLALQAEVEGLRAEVVRKREEQSGTLDEHMQGAEKQTHQQEEEEHKERIEYLQQTETDDSITDHNVLSKRSVGHTSNKAEPQPCLQMMADNKKTTFQKEFALDLCTAIPWQVGLKRGSALEEDQGTILVKKEGFFFIYSQLSFSQVYYTDSTFAMGHIVIRIKKNVVGDESQHVVLFRCIQSMNRVNHFNTCYTGGVVKLDSGDRLELLIPRTHANISLEGDSTFLGAIKLTVIVVKLIPPAIQLIPVHYIMRKGSLQGKLPVNGISPIFNPSHIPCYCSFILDLQIPAPSQKILEPQPCLQMMADNKKTTFQKEFALDLCTAIPWQVGLKRGSALEEDQGTILVKKEGFFFIYSQVYYTDSTFAMGHIVIRIKKNVVGDESQHVVLFRCIQSMNRVNHFNTCYTGGVVKLDSGDRLELLIPRTHANISLEGDSTFLGAIKLA; via the exons ATGCCTGCTGAAGATGTTGGTCCAGGTCGGGGTGAAAGGAGAAGGTTGCCATGGCTGTTTCTGGTGCTGGTCATCGCTGCGGTCACCTCCTCTTCCCTGTCTGTGATCTCCTTGTACCATGTACTTGCCCTGCAAGCTGAAGTGGAGGGTTTGAGAGCCGAGGTGGTCCGCAAGAGAGAGGAGCAAAGCGGGACACTGGATGAACACATGCAGGGGGCAGAAAAACAAACCCATCAGCAGGAAGAAGAAGAGCACAAAGAGAGAATTGAG TATCTGCAGCAGACGGAGACGGATGATTCCATAACGGACCATAATGTCCTGTCAAAAAGGAGCGTGGGTCATACTTCAAACAAAGCAG AACCCCAGCCCTGCTTACAGATGATGGCAGACAACAAGAAAACTACTTTCCAGAAAG AGTTTGCTTTGGATTTATGCACAGCTATCCCATGGCAAGTCGGACTGAAGCGTGGCTCGGCTCTGGAGGAAGACCAGGGCACCATTTTAGTCAAAAAGGAGGGATTCTTCTTTATCTATAGTCAG CTCTCCTTTTCCCAGGTTTACTACACAGACTCTACGTTCGCTATGGGCCACATCGTGATTCGTATAAAGAAGAACGTGGTAGGAGACGAGAGTCAGCACGTCGTTCTGTTCCGCTGTATTCAGAGCATGAATCGAGTCAATCACTTCAACACGTGCTACACTGGAG GTGTAGTGAAGCTGGATTCTGGGGACAGACTGGAGCTCCTGATACCTCGTACTCATGCAAATATCTCTCTGGAAGGGGACTCCACCTTCTTAGGAGCAATAAAACTG actGTCATTGTGGTAAAACTCATCCCTCCTGCTATTCAGCTGATCCCTGTGCACT ATATCATGAGGAAAGGAAGCCTTCAAGGAAAACTCCCTGTGAACGGCATATCTCCAATTTTCAACCCTTCACACATTCCCTGCTACTGCTCTTTTATCCTGGATTTACAAATCCCAGCACCATCCCAGAAAATTCTTG AACCCCAGCCCTGCTTACAGATGATGGCAGACAACAAGAAAACTACTTTCCAGAAAG AGTTTGCTTTGGATTTATGCACAGCTATCCCATGGCAAGTCGGACTGAAGCGTGGCTCGGCTCTGGAGGAAGACCAGGGCACCATTTTAGTCAAAAAGGAGGGATTCTTCTTTATCTATAGTCAG GTTTACTACACAGACTCTACGTTCGCTATGGGCCACATCGTGATTCGTATAAAGAAGAACGTGGTAGGAGACGAGAGTCAGCACGTCGTTCTGTTCCGCTGTATTCAGAGCATGAATCGAGTCAATCACTTCAACACGTGCTACACTGGAG GTGTAGTGAAGCTGGATTCTGGGGACAGACTGGAGCTCCTGATACCTCGTACTCATGCAAATATCTCTCTGGAAGGGGACTCCACCTTCTTAGGAGCAATAAAACTGGCCTGA
- the LOC113053644 gene encoding protein ABHD13-like, with product MEKPRRLWGALEACLLTACAWSWGVCRVSLLALILTFHLYGGFILLGLILVSVAGILYKFQDVLLYFPDQPSSSRLYIPMPTGIPHENVYIRTKDGVRLNLILLRYTGENPASAPTILYFHGNAGNIGHRVPNALLMLVNLKANLVLVDYRGYGKSEGDPSEQGLYQDAEATLDYVMTRPDIDKTKVVLFGRSLGGAVAIRLASCNPHRVAAIMVENTFLSIPHMAATLFSFFPMRYLPLWCYKNKFLSYRHVPLCRMPSLFISGLSDQLIPPVMMKQLYELSPSRTKRLGVFPEGTHNDTWQCQGYFATLEQFMKELLKSHAREETAQGTTNVTII from the coding sequence ATGGAGAAGCCAAGGAGGTTATGGGGGGCACTGGAGGCGTGTTTGCTGACAGCGTGCGCCTGGTCCTGGGGAGTCTGTCGTGTCTCCCTGCTGGCCCTCATTCTGACCTTCCACCTGTACGGAGGCTTCATACTGCTGGGCCTCATCCTGGTCTCTGTGGCCGGCATCCTGTACAAGTTCCAGGATGTGCTGCTCTACTTCCCCGACCAGCCCTCATCGTCCCGCCTTTACATCCCCATGCCGACGGGAATCCCCCACGAGAACGTGTACATCCGCACCAAAGACGGTGTACGGCTCAACCTCATCCTGCTCCGTTACACCGGCGAAAACCCCGCCTCTGCTCCCACCATTTTATATTTCCACGGCAATGCGGGGAACATCGGCCACCGCGTCCCAAACGCACTGCTCATGCTAGTCAACCTGAAGGCCAACTTGGTTCTGGTGGACTACAGAGGCTACGGAAAAAGCGAGGGAGATCCTAGCGAACAGGGACTGTACCAAGACGCAGAGGCCACGTTGGATTACGTCATGACCCGGCCGGACATCGACAAGACCAAGGTGGTGCTTTTCGGCCGCTCATTGGGCGGCGCGGTGGCCATCCGTCTGGCATCGTGCAACCCGCATCGAGTGGCCGCCATCATGGTGGAGAACACTTTCCTGAGCATCCCACACATGGCGGCCACTCTCTTCTCTTTCTTCCCCATGCGTTACCTACCGCTCTGGTGCTACAAGAACAAGTTTCTGTCCTATAGACATGTGCCACTGTGCCGTATGCCATCTCTCTTCATTTCGGGCTTATCAGACCAACTCATCCCTCCGGTGATGATGAAACAGCTGTACGAGCTGTCGCCGTCTCGGACTAAACGCCTCGGTGTCTTTCCTGAGGGTACGCACAATGACACATGGCAGTGCCAGGGTTATTTTGCCACCCTAGAGCAGTTTATGAAGGAGCTTCTTAAAAGCCATGCCCGAGAAGAGACGGCCCAGGGGACCACCAACGTCACCATAATCTAG